GCGGCGGCGTTCAGTTTTTGCAGCTGTTCGCCGAAACGGGCGTCGAGATCGCCCTTTATTTTATCAGTATATTTTTTTACTTTTTCAAGCGATCGGCCGTTTCTGTCCAAATATCTGAACATCAATATCAGAGCGACGGATACGCCGATAGAAAAAATCGTTCCGAAAATATTAAACATTGTTTCCACCACAAAAAATACGCTGCAAATGCAACTTTTATTTCAGTATATTTACTGTAACACAATTTTTTGTAAATGACGATAGCTCTTGAACGAAATATCCGCATCTTGCAACGGTTTATTTAAAATTATCCGCCACAAAGGCATCAAATACGCCGTTTTCATTCCGGCTGCGGAAGCGCCGCGAACGTCGGCAGAAACGCTGTTTCCGACGTACAAAATTTCGTTTTCGGCGACACCGAGTTTCGACGCCAATACGCCGAACGTATATTTGGACGGTTTGAGCGCACCGAGTTCTTCGGAACCGCACACGACGTCGAACATATCGAGCGTACCCCAAATGGAACCTTTTTGCGCCGGCGGAAAATCGGAGAGTACCGCCAATTTATATCCCGCCCGGCGGAATTTTTCAATCGTTTCTTTCATATGTGCAAACGGTTTTATCCGTTTAAAATACGGAGCCAGACCGCAATACACGTTTTTTTCTATCATCGTTTTTGCAGATTCGGGACTCGTATGCATTTTCAGCGCGAGCAGCCGCGCCTGATATTCGTAAAAATCGGCCAGCGGTGCTGTACGGTGCAGTATTTTTCTGACGGAATTATAGGTAAGAAAAAAACGCAGCCGTTTCAGCGTGTACGGAATGATACGGAAATATAACTGCCAATTCGGATACAGCGTTCCGTCGATGTCAAACGCAACAGCCCTGATGGAATCTTTCATCTTTTTATTATATTATATTTAAAGCTAACCTGTCCAGAACTTGCCGCTTCCTGAAACCGCCATTTTGCGATTTGTGCTTTAATTTCG
This sequence is a window from Treponema brennaborense DSM 12168. Protein-coding genes within it:
- a CDS encoding HAD family hydrolase, yielding MKDSIRAVAFDIDGTLYPNWQLYFRIIPYTLKRLRFFLTYNSVRKILHRTAPLADFYEYQARLLALKMHTSPESAKTMIEKNVYCGLAPYFKRIKPFAHMKETIEKFRRAGYKLAVLSDFPPAQKGSIWGTLDMFDVVCGSEELGALKPSKYTFGVLASKLGVAENEILYVGNSVSADVRGASAAGMKTAYLMPLWRIILNKPLQDADISFKSYRHLQKIVLQ